In Campylobacter vicugnae, a genomic segment contains:
- the rpoD gene encoding RNA polymerase sigma factor RpoD: MSAAKEIFAQIEELFRENAKSYVTFEQLVRLFDKAPTAGLIKKIESLAELYKIQLTSAVEAAKQKTIQEAKKSAISDQQKSSDTNLEEEFDLSSETDLLEWSRSDSPVRMYLREMGQIPLLSKEEEIEISKKIELGEDIIIDAFCSVPYLIDFILDYKEPLINRERRVKELFKSFDEEDNEEEEDIEEEYSEEEESEERKKHPKKLDKRAEKVIESFKALEKAKKDWLKIASKQNISVENEADLPSKLNLTFKKKVLKDKLMDLGPTSKLINEIVKSIETALKSDTDFDKELKRLEYRLPMFSAELRKNHQQILKDITKLSKEDVVARVPEATMVSTYMEIKKLFQTKEASKTGFNLDPKDLKNILDQIKKGKNISDDAKAKMAKSNLRLVVSIAKKYTNRGLPFLDLIQEGNIGLMKAVDKFEYKKGFKFSTYATWWIRQAISRAIADQARTIRIPIHMIETINRINKINRKYIQEEGKEPDVSIIAKEVGLSVDKVKQVIKITKEPISLEAPIGSEDDGKYGDFVEDKNSLSPMEQILKADLKEQIDEVLDQLNDREKAVIRMRFGLLDDESDRTLEEIGKELNVTRERVRQIESSAIKKLKHPKVGRKLKNYIEG, translated from the coding sequence ATGAGTGCAGCTAAAGAGATATTTGCACAAATTGAGGAGCTATTTAGAGAAAATGCCAAGAGCTATGTCACATTTGAGCAGTTAGTAAGACTATTTGACAAGGCCCCTACTGCAGGACTTATCAAAAAGATAGAATCCCTAGCAGAGTTATACAAAATTCAGCTAACAAGTGCTGTTGAAGCTGCTAAGCAAAAGACAATCCAAGAAGCAAAAAAATCAGCTATCTCAGATCAACAAAAATCATCTGATACAAATTTAGAAGAGGAATTTGATCTAAGTAGCGAAACCGATTTATTAGAGTGGAGCCGTTCTGATAGCCCTGTTCGTATGTATCTGCGTGAGATGGGACAGATACCTCTTCTTAGCAAAGAAGAAGAGATAGAAATCAGCAAAAAGATAGAACTAGGCGAAGATATTATAATTGATGCATTTTGCTCTGTGCCATATCTTATAGATTTTATCTTAGATTATAAAGAGCCTTTGATCAACAGAGAACGCCGTGTAAAAGAGCTATTTAAAAGTTTTGATGAAGAAGATAATGAAGAAGAAGAGGATATCGAAGAGGAGTATAGCGAAGAAGAGGAGTCAGAAGAGAGAAAAAAACATCCTAAAAAGCTTGATAAAAGAGCTGAAAAGGTAATTGAAAGCTTTAAAGCATTAGAAAAAGCCAAAAAAGATTGGCTAAAAATCGCCTCTAAACAAAATATCTCAGTAGAAAACGAAGCAGATCTGCCATCTAAATTAAATTTAACATTTAAGAAAAAAGTTTTAAAAGATAAGCTTATGGATTTAGGCCCAACAAGTAAGCTTATAAATGAGATTGTAAAATCTATCGAAACTGCATTAAAAAGCGATACAGACTTTGATAAAGAGCTTAAAAGACTTGAGTATAGACTCCCTATGTTTAGCGCTGAATTAAGAAAAAACCACCAACAAATCCTAAAAGATATAACAAAACTAAGCAAAGAAGATGTAGTAGCTAGAGTTCCAGAAGCTACAATGGTATCTACATATATGGAGATTAAAAAGCTATTTCAAACTAAAGAGGCTAGTAAAACTGGATTTAATCTAGATCCAAAAGATCTAAAAAATATACTAGACCAGATCAAAAAAGGTAAAAATATTAGCGATGATGCTAAAGCCAAAATGGCTAAATCAAATTTACGCCTTGTTGTAAGTATAGCCAAAAAATACACCAATCGTGGCCTACCATTTTTGGATCTAATCCAAGAGGGAAATATAGGCTTGATGAAAGCTGTGGATAAATTTGAGTATAAAAAAGGGTTTAAATTCTCTACATATGCTACATGGTGGATTCGCCAAGCTATCAGCCGTGCTATTGCTGATCAAGCTCGTACGATTAGAATTCCAATCCATATGATAGAAACTATAAACCGTATAAACAAAATAAATAGAAAATATATACAAGAAGAAGGTAAAGAACCAGATGTCTCAATCATTGCCAAAGAGGTCGGCCTAAGCGTAGATAAGGTAAAACAAGTTATCAAAATCACAAAAGAACCAATAAGCCTAGAGGCTCCAATCGGTAGCGAAGATGATGGTAAATATGGCGATTTTGTCGAGGATAAAAACTCACTAAGCCCGATGGAGCAAATCCTAAAAGCTGATTTAAAAGAGCAAATTGATGAAGTTTTAGATCAGTTAAACGATAGAGAAAAAGCTGTAATTAGAATGAGATTTGGGCTATTAGATGATGAGAGCGATAGAACTCTTGAAGAGATTGGTAAAGAGCTAAATGTAACTAGAGAGCGTGTCAGACAGATTGAAAGCTCAGCAATCAAAAAGCTAAAACACCCAAAAGTTGGTCGCAAACTCAAAAACTATATAGAGGGATAA
- a CDS encoding amino acid adenylation domain-containing protein has translation MLNSVDKLLKHSALLSPQKVSFVDSNGSITYSKLDELSDILASKILDLNIQKSPILIILPKGINAIISFFAVLKSGNFYTIIDENMPLERINKIIQKLNPALLITNKDLNSNLNLKTIYIDELSSFKIDTKILNSVKIIDTDLAYVLFTSGSTGEPKGVSISHKSLIDFIIACTNDLAIDDTHIIANQAPFYFDLSVFDIYVNIYARATTHILPSSIFAFPLKALEYLRINNITTIIWVPSVLVYFANSNALNNIDLSLKMIIACGEMMPTKQLNIWIKALKNSTFYNLYGPTETTLASSFYKVDKKIRDDEILPIGKAFSNSELLVFDEQMNLITKPNLKGQLCIRGTGLSSGYYNDLNKTKEAFIQNPLQNAYTDLIYKTGDIVAYNQNGDLLYYGRLDSQIKLNGFRIELGEIETALSSHPDIYRVACIFKNSQIIAFYQSSEQITNLKEFLKSKLQEYMIPRKFIHKSNFTLNQNGKIDKEALKNE, from the coding sequence ATGTTAAATTCAGTTGATAAGCTACTAAAACATAGCGCCCTACTTTCTCCACAAAAAGTATCATTTGTAGATTCTAATGGCTCTATTACATACTCTAAACTTGATGAGCTTAGCGATATTTTAGCTAGTAAAATTTTGGATTTAAATATACAAAAATCTCCAATTTTAATAATCTTACCAAAGGGAATTAATGCTATTATAAGCTTTTTTGCTGTGTTAAAAAGTGGTAATTTTTATACAATAATTGATGAAAATATGCCACTTGAGAGAATTAACAAAATTATACAAAAGCTAAATCCAGCCCTATTAATCACAAATAAAGATTTAAATTCGAATTTAAATTTAAAAACCATATATATAGATGAATTATCAAGCTTTAAGATCGATACAAAGATTTTAAATTCAGTCAAAATCATAGATACAGATCTAGCGTATGTGCTATTTACTAGTGGAAGTACTGGCGAGCCAAAAGGCGTAAGTATCAGCCACAAAAGCCTTATAGATTTTATTATAGCTTGTACTAATGATTTAGCTATTGATGATACTCACATTATAGCCAATCAAGCTCCATTTTATTTTGATCTTAGTGTATTTGATATATATGTAAATATCTATGCTCGTGCTACTACGCATATTTTGCCTAGTTCTATTTTTGCTTTTCCTCTTAAAGCACTTGAGTATTTACGCATTAATAATATCACTACTATTATTTGGGTTCCTAGCGTCTTAGTCTATTTTGCAAATTCCAATGCACTAAATAATATAGATCTAAGCTTAAAAATGATTATAGCTTGTGGTGAGATGATGCCTACAAAACAGCTAAATATATGGATAAAAGCTCTTAAAAACTCAACTTTTTATAATCTATATGGTCCTACTGAAACCACGCTAGCTAGCTCATTTTATAAGGTTGATAAAAAGATTAGAGATGATGAAATTTTGCCAATTGGTAAAGCTTTTAGCAATAGCGAACTTTTGGTATTTGATGAGCAGATGAATCTTATAACCAAGCCAAATTTAAAAGGTCAATTATGCATTAGAGGAACTGGTCTAAGTAGTGGCTATTATAATGATTTAAATAAAACCAAAGAAGCATTTATCCAAAATCCACTCCAAAACGCATACACAGACCTAATTTACAAAACCGGAGATATTGTCGCATATAACCAAAATGGCGATCTATTATACTATGGCAGATTAGATTCACAAATCAAGCTAAATGGGTTTAGAATAGAGCTTGGTGAGATAGAGACTGCCCTTAGCTCACATCCTGATATTTATAGAGTTGCTTGTATATTTAAAAACTCTCAAATCATCGCCTTTTATCAAAGTAGCGAGCAGATTACAAATTTAAAAGAGTTTTTAAAATCAAAACTCCAAGAGTATATGATCCCGCGTAAATTTATCCATAAATCTAATTTTACACTAAACCAAAATGGCAAAATTGACAAAGAGGCGCTAAAAAATGAGTGA